One genomic region from Cellulomonas hominis encodes:
- a CDS encoding metallophosphoesterase, with product MSHPAARALGGLALAGAGALAWASLVEVRWYALREVTVPVLPAGQDPLRILHLSDLHLTPGQQRKVDWVRDLASLRPDLVVDTGDNWAHLDAMPALLHALEPHLGTPGAFVWGSNDFFAPSPKNPARYLLPDARTAPERPPVELPWRELGRRLTSAGWVDLTNRRGEVKAGGRRVSLVGTDDAHLDRDRFPAAGGPEDVRPARVVDDAGVTRADGGDVDLHLGVTHAPYRRVLEAMLADDADLVLAGHTHGGQLGVPGYGALVTNCDLDRGRAKGLHGWPGPRPDARGGADSTWLHVSGGLGTSPYAPVRFACRPEATLLTLVPA from the coding sequence GTGAGCCACCCCGCCGCCCGGGCGCTCGGCGGGCTCGCGCTCGCCGGCGCGGGCGCCCTCGCCTGGGCGTCGCTCGTGGAGGTCCGCTGGTACGCCCTGCGCGAGGTCACCGTCCCGGTGCTGCCCGCCGGCCAGGACCCGCTGCGGATCCTGCACCTGTCCGACCTGCACCTGACGCCCGGGCAGCAGCGGAAGGTCGACTGGGTGCGCGATCTGGCCTCCCTGCGGCCCGACCTCGTCGTGGACACCGGCGACAACTGGGCACACCTCGACGCCATGCCCGCGCTGCTGCACGCCCTCGAGCCGCACCTCGGCACGCCCGGCGCGTTCGTGTGGGGGTCGAACGACTTCTTCGCCCCGTCGCCGAAGAACCCCGCCCGCTACCTGCTCCCGGACGCCCGCACCGCCCCGGAGCGGCCGCCCGTCGAGCTGCCGTGGCGCGAGCTCGGGCGGCGGCTGACCTCCGCCGGCTGGGTCGACCTGACCAACCGGCGCGGCGAGGTCAAGGCCGGCGGCCGGCGCGTGTCGCTGGTCGGCACCGACGACGCGCACCTGGACCGCGACCGGTTCCCCGCGGCGGGCGGCCCCGAGGACGTCCGGCCCGCCCGGGTCGTCGACGACGCGGGCGTCACCCGGGCGGACGGCGGCGACGTCGACCTGCACCTCGGCGTCACGCACGCGCCCTACCGCCGCGTGCTGGAGGCCATGCTCGCCGACGACGCCGACCTCGTGCTCGCGGGGCACACGCACGGCGGCCAGCTCGGCGTGCCGGGCTACGGCGCCCTCGTCACGAACTGCGACCTGGACCGCGGACGCGCCAAGGGTCTGCACGGCTGGCCGGGTCCCCGCCCGGACGCGCGCGGCGGCGCGGACTCCACGTGGCTGCACGTCAGCGGCGGGCTGGGCACGTCGCCGTACGCCCCGGTGCGGTTCGCGTGCCGGCCCGAGGCGACCCTGCTGACCCTCGTCCCGGCCTGA
- a CDS encoding GGDEF domain-containing protein codes for MTTTPDDRRARERAHVPPEEPVIVRLMVHVPPRFRVGGHAAAGGRVLLLFSGAVVVIGALFLGASAHELRVLAGTSAAMLVAVGLSLLVRWRPHSWATLVFPVTVLAGLAVLGLTTHLAAAFVGLIPLCFVYVGLFHPGRAALAVVPVAWAAYASIVTVLDGRTAVRLVIYGVTWWATAQILALTTAYQRDQYRRMRTDARTDALTSLANRRDLDDRLGRAVPGDCIVICDLDHFKRVNDTHGHPFGDLVLEKFGHAIDQHLRRRDYAARYGGEEFVLILSRTETVQAMNILRALRTEWAEEGTGVTFSAGIALVTADTPPGSALAAADIAMYRAKQAGRDRFRIATAALDSRRPTTPRPEVPTGC; via the coding sequence GTGACCACCACCCCGGACGACAGGCGCGCGCGCGAGCGTGCCCACGTGCCGCCCGAGGAGCCCGTGATCGTCCGGCTCATGGTGCACGTCCCCCCGCGGTTCCGCGTCGGCGGGCACGCCGCGGCGGGCGGCCGGGTGCTGCTGCTCTTCTCCGGCGCGGTGGTCGTCATCGGCGCGCTCTTCCTCGGCGCCTCCGCCCACGAGCTGCGGGTCCTCGCCGGCACCTCCGCGGCGATGCTCGTCGCCGTCGGGCTCAGCCTGCTGGTGCGGTGGCGCCCGCACTCCTGGGCCACGTTGGTGTTCCCGGTCACCGTGCTCGCCGGGCTCGCGGTCCTCGGGCTGACGACCCACCTCGCCGCCGCGTTCGTCGGCCTGATCCCGCTGTGCTTCGTGTACGTCGGGCTCTTCCACCCCGGGCGCGCCGCGCTGGCCGTCGTCCCGGTCGCCTGGGCGGCGTACGCCTCGATCGTCACCGTGCTCGACGGCCGCACCGCCGTGCGCCTCGTCATCTACGGCGTCACCTGGTGGGCCACCGCGCAGATCCTCGCGCTCACCACCGCCTACCAGCGGGACCAGTACCGCCGGATGCGCACCGACGCCCGCACGGACGCCCTCACGTCGCTGGCCAACCGCCGGGACCTCGACGACCGGCTCGGCCGCGCCGTCCCGGGCGACTGCATCGTGATCTGCGACCTCGACCACTTCAAGCGCGTCAACGACACCCACGGCCACCCGTTCGGCGACCTCGTGCTCGAGAAGTTCGGCCACGCGATCGACCAGCACCTGCGCCGCCGCGACTACGCCGCCCGGTACGGGGGCGAGGAGTTCGTGCTCATCCTGTCCCGCACCGAGACCGTGCAGGCGATGAACATCCTGCGGGCCCTGCGCACCGAGTGGGCCGAGGAGGGGACCGGCGTGACCTTCTCCGCCGGGATCGCCCTCGTCACGGCGGACACCCCGCCCGGCAGTGCCCTCGCGGCGGCGGACATCGCGATGTACCGGGCGAAGCAGGCGGGGCGCGACCGGTTCCGGATCGCGACGGCGGCCCTGGACTCCCGCCGCCCCACCACCCCGAGGCCCGAGGTCCCCACGGGCTGCTGA
- a CDS encoding ABC transporter permease produces the protein MSATSPRVLARVTAVEGRLALREPSNVFFAVLFPAVLLAVLGLAMPWGSAPYSEDDPLLSQINGITGYTPIVLTLAVGTVALSMYPITIATYRGTGVLRRLSTTPLPPSRLLIAQILVSVAALLVAAVLALVVGLLVVDVSAPTRPGVVLLAFVLTAAATFGVGSLIAARAPTAGAATGIGMTTYFVSLFFAGVWLPLPIMPEVVQRIAGWTPLGAGSQAMLAGWVGDALPVRELLVMAGWAVVLVPLAARLFRWR, from the coding sequence ATGTCCGCGACCAGCCCCCGGGTGCTCGCCCGGGTCACCGCCGTCGAGGGGCGGCTCGCCCTGCGCGAGCCCTCGAACGTGTTCTTCGCCGTGCTGTTCCCCGCCGTGCTGCTCGCGGTGCTCGGGCTCGCGATGCCCTGGGGGTCGGCCCCGTACAGCGAGGACGACCCGCTGCTGTCGCAGATCAACGGGATCACCGGGTACACGCCGATCGTGCTCACCCTCGCCGTCGGCACCGTGGCGCTGTCGATGTACCCGATCACGATCGCCACCTACCGCGGCACCGGCGTGCTGCGGCGGCTGTCCACCACGCCGCTGCCGCCGTCCCGGCTGCTCATCGCGCAGATCCTCGTGAGCGTCGCCGCGCTGCTCGTCGCGGCCGTGCTGGCGCTCGTGGTCGGGCTGCTGGTCGTGGACGTCAGCGCCCCGACGCGGCCGGGGGTCGTCCTGCTCGCGTTCGTGCTGACCGCGGCGGCGACGTTCGGGGTGGGGTCGCTCATCGCCGCCCGCGCACCCACGGCGGGCGCCGCGACCGGGATCGGGATGACGACGTACTTCGTCTCGCTGTTCTTCGCCGGCGTCTGGTTGCCGCTGCCGATCATGCCCGAGGTGGTGCAGCGGATCGCCGGGTGGACGCCGCTGGGTGCCGGCTCGCAGGCGATGCTGGCCGGCTGGGTCGGGGACGCGCTGCCCGTGCGGGAGCTGCTGGTGATGGCCGGCTGGGCGGTGGTGCTGGTCCCGCTGGCGGCGAGGCTGTTCCGCTGGCGATGA
- a CDS encoding ABC transporter ATP-binding protein yields MPGTDPVIHAEHLHKRYGTTVAVADVSLTVRRGEIVGVLGRNGAGKTTTVEMIGGLRERDGGTVRVLGLDPGGTAADRAALRERVGLQLQESELPARITVREAVAEYACFYDDPADPDALIRDLGLADKAGTQFRALSGGQKQRLSIALALVGNPEVAILDELTTGLDPQARRDTWDVVEGVRRRGVTIVLVTHFMEEAERLCDRVVLVDAGRVVAEGTPAEVAARVGAEQTLVFHPSAPVDGTALRSLGSVGAVDVDPGGAVTVRGTGNVVQDVMVALAASGVRPDDLRVRRSTLEDAFVRLTGAAGGPGDADPAPTDDRVEA; encoded by the coding sequence ATGCCCGGAACCGACCCGGTGATCCACGCGGAGCACCTGCACAAGCGCTACGGCACCACCGTGGCCGTGGCCGACGTCAGCCTGACGGTCCGCCGCGGCGAGATCGTCGGCGTGCTCGGCCGCAACGGCGCCGGCAAGACCACCACCGTCGAGATGATCGGCGGCCTGCGGGAGCGCGACGGCGGCACCGTCCGCGTGCTCGGCCTGGACCCCGGCGGCACCGCCGCGGACCGGGCGGCCCTGCGCGAGCGCGTGGGCCTGCAGCTCCAGGAGTCCGAGCTCCCGGCCCGGATCACCGTGCGCGAGGCCGTCGCCGAGTACGCCTGCTTCTACGACGACCCCGCCGACCCCGACGCGCTGATCCGCGACCTCGGGCTGGCGGACAAGGCCGGCACCCAGTTCCGGGCGCTGTCCGGCGGCCAGAAGCAGCGGCTGTCCATCGCGCTCGCCCTGGTCGGCAACCCCGAGGTCGCGATCCTCGACGAGCTGACGACCGGCCTCGACCCGCAGGCCCGCCGCGACACCTGGGACGTCGTCGAGGGGGTGCGCCGGCGCGGGGTGACCATCGTGCTGGTCACGCACTTCATGGAGGAGGCGGAGCGGCTCTGCGACCGGGTGGTGCTCGTGGACGCGGGCCGGGTGGTCGCCGAGGGCACGCCCGCCGAGGTGGCGGCCCGGGTCGGCGCGGAGCAGACGCTCGTGTTCCACCCGTCGGCGCCGGTCGACGGGACCGCGCTGCGGTCGCTCGGCTCCGTCGGCGCCGTGGACGTCGACCCGGGCGGCGCCGTCACCGTGCGCGGGACCGGCAACGTCGTGCAGGACGTCATGGTCGCGCTCGCCGCGTCCGGCGTCCGGCCCGACGACCTGCGCGTGCGGCGCAGCACCCTGGAGGACGCGTTCGTCCGCCTGACCGGCGCTGCCGGTGGCCCGGGCGACGCCGACCCCGCCCCGACCGACGACCGAGTGGAGGCCTGA
- a CDS encoding ABC transporter ATP-binding protein, with translation MTPLGFEARGLTVRYGRTVALDAVDVTVPAGSITGLLGRNGSGKTTLASVAAAFRRPSAGTLLVGGEDPWENEDLLPRVLLVRESGDVLDSETLRTNLRFVDDCRPAFSRDVAERLLDRFELDPRTKPVKLSRGQRSAFGIAIAVATRADLTILDEVHLGLDAPSRYAFYDALLEDYVEHPRTVVLSSHLIGEVERLLEHVVVLDHGRVLLAQEADALTARGVSVTGPVREVERFVVGRTVLGRQQLGGTAQATVLATLTDAEATDARTAGLEIGPVPLQDLFVHLTEDGAADAARELGRTS, from the coding sequence GTGACCCCCCTCGGGTTCGAGGCCCGCGGCCTCACCGTCCGCTACGGCCGCACGGTCGCCCTCGACGCCGTGGACGTGACCGTCCCCGCCGGGTCGATCACCGGCCTGCTGGGCCGCAACGGCTCCGGCAAGACCACGCTCGCCTCGGTGGCCGCCGCGTTCCGCCGCCCGAGCGCCGGCACGCTGCTGGTCGGCGGCGAGGACCCGTGGGAGAACGAGGACCTGCTGCCCCGGGTGCTGCTGGTGCGCGAGTCCGGCGACGTGCTGGACTCCGAGACGCTCCGCACCAACCTGCGGTTCGTCGACGACTGCCGGCCCGCCTTCTCCCGCGACGTCGCCGAGCGGCTGCTCGACCGGTTCGAGCTCGACCCGCGCACCAAGCCGGTGAAGCTCTCCCGCGGCCAGCGGTCCGCGTTCGGCATCGCGATCGCCGTCGCGACCCGGGCCGACCTGACGATCCTCGACGAGGTGCACCTCGGCCTGGACGCCCCGTCCCGGTACGCGTTCTACGACGCCCTGCTCGAGGACTACGTCGAGCACCCGCGCACCGTGGTGCTGTCCAGCCACCTGATCGGCGAGGTCGAGCGGCTGCTCGAGCACGTCGTCGTGCTGGACCACGGCCGGGTGCTGCTCGCGCAGGAGGCGGACGCGCTCACCGCGCGCGGGGTCTCCGTGACCGGGCCGGTGCGCGAGGTCGAGCGGTTCGTCGTCGGGCGCACGGTGCTCGGCCGGCAGCAGCTCGGCGGCACGGCGCAGGCGACGGTGCTCGCGACGCTGACCGACGCCGAGGCGACCGACGCCCGGACCGCCGGCCTCGAGATCGGCCCCGTGCCGCTGCAGGACCTGTTCGTGCACCTGACCGAGGACGGTGCCGCCGACGCGGCCCGCGAGCTGGGGAGGACCTCATGA
- a CDS encoding GntR family transcriptional regulator: protein MFDGRDPIYVQIADQIRQDVLRGDLQPEEQVMSTTQYATTFRINPATAAKAFAQLVDDGILYKRRGVGMFVAPGAPDRLRAEGRESFFAEVVDPVADRARALGIPIEDVLARLRERADGGAA, encoded by the coding sequence GTGTTCGACGGCCGCGACCCCATCTACGTGCAGATCGCCGACCAGATCCGCCAGGACGTCCTGCGCGGCGACCTCCAGCCCGAGGAGCAGGTGATGAGCACGACGCAGTACGCCACCACCTTCCGCATCAACCCCGCCACGGCGGCCAAGGCGTTCGCGCAGCTCGTGGACGACGGCATCCTCTACAAGCGCCGCGGCGTCGGGATGTTCGTGGCCCCCGGCGCCCCGGACCGGTTGCGCGCGGAGGGTCGCGAGTCGTTCTTCGCGGAGGTCGTCGACCCGGTCGCCGACCGCGCCCGCGCGCTCGGCATCCCGATCGAGGACGTGCTCGCCCGGCTCCGGGAGCGCGCCGACGGCGGTGCGGCGTGA